A single region of the Vagococcus teuberi genome encodes:
- the allC gene encoding allantoate deiminase, which produces MTDLQQEIDQEITWLSSIGLDDKQGTTRLLYDNHWVAAQQGLKEKFEQEGLETSFDVVGNLSGKLVGSKYPNEVVLTGSHVDTVVNGGALDGQFGIIASFIAIKHLKEKYGQPLRSLEVIAMAEEEGSRFPFAFWGSKNIFGLVDPEEVKDSVDSEGIVFAQAMEDAGFDFPEKKQPVRDDIHAFVEIHIEQGNVLENTGKQVAVVDSIVGQKRYDITLKGQANHAGTTPMGYRKDTVYAMSKMISEGIDDAKKEGDPLVLTFGHVAVKPNTVNVVPGEAFFTMDCRHTDGGALDKFTSNLVKRFKEIAKECDVEIEIDNWMDEEPVPMSKEIVSLLQEACAEANLNYTTMHSGAGHDSQIFAQHVPTAMLFVPSINGVSHNPDESTKLEDLTEGVKALIASLYKLAYQE; this is translated from the coding sequence ATGACAGATTTGCAACAAGAAATAGATCAAGAGATTACATGGTTGTCATCTATCGGACTTGACGACAAACAAGGAACAACACGTTTACTTTATGACAATCACTGGGTAGCTGCCCAACAAGGTTTAAAAGAAAAATTTGAACAAGAAGGTTTAGAAACATCTTTTGATGTAGTTGGAAATTTATCTGGAAAACTAGTTGGAAGTAAATATCCAAATGAAGTGGTTTTGACAGGATCTCATGTTGACACAGTAGTCAATGGAGGAGCCCTAGATGGACAATTTGGTATTATCGCATCATTTATCGCAATAAAACACTTGAAAGAAAAATACGGTCAGCCATTAAGAAGCTTAGAAGTAATCGCAATGGCTGAAGAAGAAGGTAGTCGCTTCCCATTTGCTTTTTGGGGAAGTAAAAACATTTTTGGGTTAGTTGATCCAGAAGAAGTAAAAGACTCGGTTGATTCAGAGGGCATTGTTTTTGCTCAAGCGATGGAAGACGCGGGATTTGATTTTCCAGAGAAAAAACAACCCGTTCGCGATGATATTCATGCCTTTGTTGAGATTCATATCGAACAAGGAAATGTTCTTGAAAATACGGGTAAACAAGTAGCAGTAGTTGATAGTATTGTTGGACAAAAGCGTTATGACATCACGTTAAAAGGTCAAGCGAATCATGCTGGAACAACACCAATGGGCTACCGAAAAGATACTGTTTATGCAATGAGTAAAATGATTAGTGAAGGCATTGATGATGCTAAAAAAGAAGGCGATCCACTTGTTTTAACATTTGGACATGTTGCGGTTAAACCGAATACTGTAAACGTTGTCCCAGGTGAAGCATTCTTTACAATGGATTGTCGTCATACTGATGGTGGAGCTTTAGATAAATTCACCTCTAATTTAGTGAAAAGGTTTAAAGAAATTGCCAAAGAGTGTGATGTTGAGATTGAAATTGATAATTGGATGGATGAAGAACCAGTTCCTATGTCAAAAGAAATCGTATCACTGTTACAGGAAGCGTGTGCTGAGGCTAATCTAAACTATACAACAATGCATAGTGGGGCAGGACATGATTCACAAATTTTTGCTCAACATGTTCCAACAGCTATGTTATTTGTTCCGAGTATTAATGGCGTGAGCCATAATCCTGATGAATCAACTAAATTAGAAGATTTAACTGAGGGAGTAAAAGCATTAATTGCTTCATTATATAAATTGGCATATCAAGAATAA
- a CDS encoding MFS transporter, with protein sequence MRTNNSSRTILQPYWKQVILISTLGWIVVWINRTALTPIYPQLSIFFDNASDAQIGAISSFYFLGYVLMQIPSGLLVDKFGKKTVLIPGFILFAIGTLLLATSSSLNIMYLGNVLAGVGSGTFYGVAFSLTNEYVPYQYRSIATAIVNCGTAIGSGIGMIASSYFISQKGMDWQIIEYVSLGTILAMIILFLLFLNRDVKQKRIDDTVVPLENKMTFKKLMAPKMLGAYTVYFSTCYAYYLVNTWLPNFLETERGFTGATIGLATSLIFISSVPGALIFSRLADKYSNRKIDLVVFLEIMAAITLCLTVMTGNKIVLLIGLILYGFFGKVAVEPIIISWLGENVSVKGLATTLGVFNFLGMSSSVIAPSLTGVISDTTGSKITAFYLSIVILIIGTVFFYIVNRKSSNNKKG encoded by the coding sequence ATGCGTACAAACAATTCATCAAGAACAATTCTTCAACCATATTGGAAACAAGTTATATTAATCTCAACTTTAGGATGGATAGTGGTTTGGATTAATCGAACGGCTTTAACACCAATCTATCCTCAATTGAGTATTTTCTTTGACAATGCAAGTGATGCACAAATAGGAGCTATTTCAAGTTTCTATTTTTTAGGTTACGTGTTAATGCAAATACCTTCAGGCTTATTGGTTGATAAGTTCGGTAAGAAAACGGTTTTGATTCCAGGATTTATATTATTCGCGATAGGAACATTACTTTTAGCTACGTCAAGTTCATTAAATATCATGTATTTGGGAAACGTTTTAGCAGGTGTTGGTAGCGGAACATTCTATGGAGTGGCGTTCTCTTTAACCAATGAATATGTTCCTTATCAATACCGAAGTATTGCTACAGCAATTGTGAATTGCGGAACGGCGATTGGTAGTGGTATTGGGATGATTGCATCAAGTTACTTTATCTCGCAAAAAGGAATGGATTGGCAAATAATTGAGTATGTTTCTTTAGGTACTATTTTAGCGATGATCATACTATTCCTATTGTTCTTAAATCGAGACGTCAAACAAAAAAGAATAGATGATACCGTTGTGCCATTAGAAAATAAAATGACGTTTAAAAAGTTAATGGCACCTAAAATGCTAGGAGCGTATACTGTTTATTTTTCAACATGTTATGCTTATTATCTTGTAAATACTTGGTTACCTAATTTTTTAGAAACAGAACGAGGATTTACAGGAGCAACAATTGGACTTGCTACATCATTAATTTTCATATCGTCTGTACCAGGAGCGTTGATTTTTAGTCGATTGGCAGATAAATATAGTAATCGTAAAATAGATTTAGTGGTTTTTTTAGAAATTATGGCTGCTATCACACTATGTTTAACAGTTATGACAGGAAATAAAATAGTATTACTAATTGGTTTAATACTATATGGTTTTTTTGGGAAAGTGGCGGTTGAACCAATTATTATTTCTTGGCTAGGGGAAAATGTTTCTGTAAAAGGTTTAGCAACAACACTGGGTGTTTTTAATTTTCTTGGAATGAGCTCATCTGTAATAGCTCCTTCCCTTACTGGTGTCATATCAGATACAACAGGTTCGAAAATTACTGCTTTTTATTTATCTATTGTCATATTAATAATAGGTACTGTTTTCTTTTATATAGTCAATCGAAAAAGTAGCAATAATAAGAAAGGATGA
- the allB gene encoding allantoinase AllB, whose protein sequence is MTFDLLIKNGLVILTSGEVKTDVAVKDGKIVAIGSRLGEAKEEIDATGLIVSPGMVDAHVHITDPGGGYRDLWEGYVTGTKACAKGGVTSFMEMPLNQVPATVDKESLEIKYDAGKGKLLSDVGSFGGLVPYNLEGGIQELDEGGVAAYKCFMATCGDRTIDGDFMNVDDYSLYEGMKQVAKTGKVLAIHAENAAITDKLGDIAYKNGETTLAAYVATRPVFTEVEPIRRAILFAKETGCRIHICHIACPEGVEEVVKAQADGVDVTCETCTHYLYFTTDELDAIGPVVKCSPPIRDKKAQDGLWEYVANGGLSFVTSDHSPCTPDLKDKENAFEAWGGISGVQNNVDVLFDEGVQKRDLPLTTFANIIATNPAKRFGLDEKGEIAIGKDADFVLIKPNAPYTLKAEDLEYRNKISPYIGRTIGAQVDTTILRGHTIYSQKNGVNDEAIGVFIKK, encoded by the coding sequence ATGACTTTTGATTTATTAATTAAAAATGGTTTGGTTATTTTAACTAGTGGAGAAGTGAAAACCGATGTAGCAGTAAAGGATGGTAAAATTGTAGCTATTGGATCTCGGTTGGGTGAAGCTAAAGAAGAAATTGATGCAACTGGTTTAATTGTTAGTCCAGGAATGGTGGATGCACATGTCCATATCACTGATCCAGGTGGTGGTTACCGCGATTTATGGGAAGGTTATGTAACAGGAACTAAAGCATGTGCTAAAGGTGGTGTAACATCATTCATGGAAATGCCGTTAAACCAAGTTCCAGCAACTGTTGACAAAGAGTCATTAGAAATAAAATATGATGCAGGTAAAGGAAAACTATTATCAGACGTAGGCTCATTTGGTGGATTAGTTCCTTACAATCTTGAAGGAGGAATTCAAGAATTAGATGAGGGTGGTGTAGCAGCTTACAAATGTTTCATGGCAACATGTGGAGATAGAACAATTGATGGTGACTTCATGAATGTTGATGATTACTCATTATATGAAGGAATGAAGCAAGTTGCTAAGACTGGTAAAGTATTAGCTATCCATGCTGAAAATGCAGCGATCACTGATAAATTAGGAGATATTGCATACAAAAACGGAGAAACAACATTAGCAGCTTACGTTGCAACTCGTCCTGTATTTACTGAAGTTGAACCAATTCGTCGTGCGATTTTATTTGCTAAAGAAACAGGTTGTCGTATTCATATTTGTCATATTGCTTGTCCAGAAGGTGTAGAAGAAGTTGTTAAAGCACAAGCTGACGGTGTGGATGTAACGTGTGAAACATGTACACATTATCTATACTTCACAACAGATGAATTAGACGCGATTGGTCCTGTTGTAAAATGTTCACCACCAATCCGTGATAAAAAAGCTCAAGATGGTTTATGGGAATATGTAGCAAATGGAGGATTATCATTTGTTACATCAGACCACTCACCATGTACACCAGATTTAAAAGATAAAGAAAACGCATTTGAAGCTTGGGGAGGAATTTCAGGCGTACAAAACAATGTGGATGTATTATTTGATGAAGGTGTCCAAAAACGTGATTTACCATTAACAACATTCGCTAATATCATTGCAACTAATCCAGCTAAACGTTTTGGTTTGGATGAAAAAGGTGAAATTGCAATTGGTAAAGATGCAGACTTTGTTCTAATTAAACCTAATGCACCATACACATTAAAAGCAGAAGATTTGGAGTATAGAAATAAAATCAGCCCATATATTGGAAGAACAATTGGAGCACAAGTCGACACAACTATTTTAAGAGGTCATACAATTTATTCACAAAAAAATGGTGTGAATGATGAGGCAATTGGAGTATTTATCAAGAAATAG
- the allW gene encoding allantoin permease: METGKKGIALLEKGIDVSTGEVEKISQRGYNEDLLPKTEDQRSMSWKNYFTLWMGSVHNIPNYAAVGGFLFLGLSPANIMFALVLSSLVVAGLMILNGKAGAKYGIPFSMHLRSTYGTLGAKLPGFLRGIVAAIAWFGLQNYTASLALLILIGKFWPGFLTLGGNFNFFGIGLPGLIAFTIFWGINVLIGLGGGKVLNKFTAILNPLIYVVFIGMTVWAINAAGGFGNILAYRPNLEGVTTYSPILVYLMIINSVVAVWAAPSSSVADFTQNTKSMKDQVFGQGLGLFIGYVIFAVSSVSILIGGSIYYGVEEWNVLNIVNNWGNLPAVILCIIVLLMTTISTNATGNIVPAAYQLSALFPKKINYKKGVLIAGVISYVIMPWKLMENQESIYTFLNMIGAVIGPVVGVMLAQYYFVAKQKINLDDLYMDEENNKSNNAYYGVNKAAYIATIIALVVSISGEFISSLKMVSSLSFIIGCGLSFAIYLLLKLKK, translated from the coding sequence ATGGAAACGGGAAAGAAGGGTATCGCGTTACTTGAAAAAGGGATTGACGTTTCAACCGGTGAAGTCGAAAAGATTTCACAAAGAGGATACAACGAAGACTTGTTACCTAAGACAGAGGATCAACGTTCAATGAGTTGGAAAAACTATTTTACACTTTGGATGGGATCGGTTCATAATATTCCTAATTATGCAGCAGTTGGCGGTTTTTTATTTTTAGGCTTATCGCCTGCTAATATTATGTTTGCATTAGTGTTAAGTAGTTTAGTCGTTGCTGGACTAATGATTTTAAATGGAAAAGCCGGAGCAAAATACGGTATCCCATTTTCAATGCATTTACGATCTACTTATGGGACTCTAGGGGCTAAACTTCCCGGATTTTTAAGAGGGATTGTAGCAGCAATTGCTTGGTTTGGATTACAAAATTATACAGCATCATTGGCATTATTAATTCTTATAGGTAAGTTTTGGCCTGGTTTTTTAACTCTTGGAGGAAATTTTAACTTCTTTGGTATTGGTTTGCCAGGATTAATTGCTTTTACTATATTTTGGGGGATAAATGTATTAATTGGTTTAGGTGGAGGGAAAGTCTTAAATAAATTTACAGCTATACTAAATCCTCTTATCTATGTTGTGTTTATCGGCATGACAGTTTGGGCAATAAATGCAGCCGGTGGATTTGGCAATATTTTAGCCTATAGACCTAATTTAGAAGGTGTTACAACGTATTCTCCAATACTTGTTTATCTAATGATAATTAATTCAGTTGTTGCAGTTTGGGCAGCACCAAGTTCAAGTGTTGCAGATTTTACTCAAAATACTAAATCAATGAAAGACCAAGTATTTGGTCAAGGATTAGGTTTATTCATTGGCTATGTTATTTTTGCTGTATCAAGTGTGTCAATTTTAATAGGAGGCTCAATTTATTACGGTGTTGAAGAATGGAATGTTTTAAACATTGTAAATAATTGGGGGAATTTACCAGCAGTGATTTTATGTATTATCGTGTTGTTGATGACGACTATTTCAACAAATGCAACAGGTAATATTGTACCAGCAGCTTATCAATTGTCCGCTCTGTTTCCGAAAAAAATCAATTACAAAAAAGGTGTGTTAATCGCAGGAGTGATTAGTTATGTGATTATGCCTTGGAAATTAATGGAAAACCAAGAAAGTATTTATACGTTTTTAAACATGATTGGTGCGGTTATTGGACCAGTTGTTGGAGTCATGTTAGCTCAATATTATTTTGTTGCAAAACAAAAAATTAATTTAGATGATTTGTATATGGATGAAGAAAATAATAAAAGTAATAATGCGTATTATGGTGTCAATAAAGCAGCGTATATTGCGACTATTATAGCTTTAGTTGTTTCAATCAGTGGTGAATTTATTTCATCATTGAAAATGGTTTCAAGTCTATCATTCATAATAGGATGTGGATTGTCATTTGCTATATATTTATTATTAAAACTAAAAAAATAG
- a CDS encoding asparaginase, producing MKRVLVLHTGGTISMTQGDSGGVGLSDKHPLGDKFLPLPKNIELVTEEIFNLPSPHITPKEMLILKERIEQAESQDFVGVVITHGTDTLEETAYFLELTLKNHLAMVLTGAMRSSNEIGSDGLYNFRQAIITASHESARDKGVLVVMNDEIHEARFVTKTHTTSVDTFRAPTFGPIGILSKNKPIFLKDVKEEEAYSIRTVEGTIPIVKAYAGMDGTLFHLLSETEIDGVIIEALGAGNLPPEVLPSLEKLLEKGVPVALVSRCSNGIAEDIYSYVGGGVELKRMGVMFVRGITGPKARLRLLVGLNAKLNKESLKHYMTEI from the coding sequence ATGAAAAGAGTTCTTGTTTTACACACAGGTGGTACGATATCTATGACCCAAGGGGATAGTGGTGGGGTTGGTTTATCTGATAAGCATCCATTAGGAGATAAATTTTTACCTTTACCAAAGAACATTGAATTGGTAACAGAAGAAATATTTAATCTCCCTTCACCACATATCACACCTAAAGAGATGTTGATTTTAAAAGAACGCATAGAGCAAGCTGAGTCACAAGATTTTGTTGGAGTAGTGATAACTCATGGGACTGATACACTAGAAGAAACAGCTTATTTTCTTGAATTAACTTTAAAAAATCATTTAGCAATGGTTTTAACAGGTGCGATGAGAAGTAGTAATGAAATTGGATCAGATGGATTGTACAATTTTCGTCAAGCAATAATTACAGCTTCACATGAATCTGCTCGTGATAAAGGCGTGTTGGTTGTAATGAATGATGAAATTCACGAGGCAAGATTTGTTACAAAGACTCATACAACAAGTGTTGATACTTTTCGAGCACCGACTTTTGGACCGATTGGAATATTATCTAAGAACAAACCAATATTCTTAAAAGATGTTAAAGAAGAAGAAGCATATTCAATTAGAACAGTTGAGGGAACCATACCGATTGTCAAAGCCTATGCTGGGATGGATGGGACTTTGTTCCATTTATTATCAGAGACAGAGATTGATGGGGTCATCATTGAGGCACTTGGTGCTGGAAATTTACCTCCAGAAGTTTTACCTAGTTTAGAAAAATTACTAGAAAAGGGTGTTCCGGTTGCTCTTGTATCCCGCTGTTCTAACGGAATTGCAGAAGATATTTATAGTTATGTTGGTGGTGGTGTTGAACTTAAACGTATGGGCGTGATGTTTGTTAGAGGGATTACTGGACCTAAAGCTCGTCTAAGATTACTTGTTGGTTTAAATGCAAAACTGAACAAAGAAAGTTTAAAACATTATATGACTGAAATTTAA
- a CDS encoding MFS transporter: MRKKIEMNPLTSISILSISFILTSGVSINGTLPFIKKSLELSQVKAELLSTIPSITVIIFILLSSSISKKIGMKKTVVVGLLLVCTGGVLPKFTPNSYALIFLGRLLLGAGFGMYNALSVSFINGLYNGRKRSELLGIRNAVEGLGQMILTFIAGILITSNWTNAYLIYFLSLPIAVLFYRFVPDIASQTKKEKDAFKLTVPLLLTALFASSLVMNSIAVAVRFPSLAIEIKGEQVNTSLYLSIMPILGIIAGFLFEKVIRRFSFNIIYLALGINILFNLLVYLSDISFTLLLIGLFISSVPVAWVLPYIFNHIEQIAKDMDINQSTSVIFIGCNLGVLSAPVIMSLLNSLFHSIDLKFPFLCFTIIYTLVFVLIRFKHNKIEKFMS; encoded by the coding sequence GTGAGAAAAAAGATTGAAATGAATCCATTAACGAGTATTTCGATTCTATCTATTTCGTTTATTTTAACAAGTGGTGTATCAATAAATGGGACTCTCCCTTTTATCAAAAAATCGTTAGAATTAAGTCAAGTAAAAGCAGAGCTACTCAGTACAATACCAAGTATCACAGTTATTATATTTATTTTACTGTCTTCCAGTATCTCAAAAAAAATTGGCATGAAAAAAACAGTCGTTGTTGGCTTATTATTAGTTTGTACAGGTGGTGTATTACCAAAATTCACACCAAATAGTTATGCATTAATATTTTTAGGTAGATTATTATTAGGTGCTGGTTTTGGGATGTACAATGCATTATCTGTCAGTTTTATAAATGGTTTATATAATGGTAGAAAACGATCAGAGCTTTTAGGCATTAGAAATGCTGTTGAAGGGCTAGGTCAAATGATTCTAACCTTTATTGCAGGAATTCTTATCACAAGTAATTGGACAAATGCATATTTAATTTATTTTTTAAGTTTACCTATCGCTGTTTTATTTTACCGATTTGTTCCGGACATTGCGTCACAGACAAAAAAAGAAAAGGATGCATTCAAGCTGACAGTTCCGCTTCTTCTTACAGCATTATTTGCGTCAAGTTTAGTGATGAATTCAATTGCAGTAGCAGTAAGATTTCCATCATTAGCTATAGAAATTAAAGGAGAGCAAGTTAATACAAGTTTATACCTTTCTATCATGCCGATTTTAGGAATTATTGCTGGATTTCTTTTTGAAAAAGTTATTCGTCGCTTTTCATTTAATATAATTTATTTGGCATTAGGAATTAATATATTGTTTAACTTATTGGTTTATTTATCAGATATATCGTTTACATTGTTATTGATTGGTTTGTTTATATCTAGTGTCCCTGTCGCTTGGGTTTTACCATACATTTTTAATCATATTGAACAAATAGCAAAGGACATGGATATTAATCAATCAACTTCTGTTATTTTTATTGGCTGTAATTTAGGTGTTTTATCAGCTCCAGTTATCATGAGTCTATTGAATTCATTGTTTCATTCGATAGATTTAAAATTTCCATTTCTTTGCTTTACCATAATCTATACTTTAGTTTTTGTATTGATTCGTTTTAAACATAACAAGATTGAGAAATTCATGAGTTAA
- a CDS encoding FtsW/RodA/SpoVE family cell cycle protein, with the protein MRKKLQFIDFKILIPYMILNIIGIMMIFSASSYKLNQQGKSIFSIATKQGIFFIISLILIAIIYKTKLRVYQTDVFQKIMLAITYILLVATSILGLGQTISGAQRWISIGSFSFQPSEFVMISTILYCSFIFSKRQKSINQNFFKSVLVPTAIIGGMILLVFIQPNVGGAAIIFFLFSILILASGIPWGYTFLSFGGLVVFIGLVWQIVMFNGGMLIPERFSHVYKRFSVMSNPFEDKLNNGFQLVNSYFAIYNGGWFGKGLGKSIQKKGFLPVAETDFIFSITMEELGLIASIIILMILFYLILRILSIGIKSTNAFNSLACIGISTAILLQLFVNLGGILSIMPMTGVPFPFMSYGGSNLMTLSILVGIALNISAEEKRKALYQEHHNNYQLLDQQRLTNEM; encoded by the coding sequence ATGAGGAAAAAACTACAATTTATTGATTTTAAAATTTTAATTCCATATATGATTCTTAACATTATTGGCATTATGATGATTTTTAGTGCTAGTTCTTATAAATTAAACCAACAAGGAAAAAGTATTTTTTCCATTGCAACAAAGCAAGGTATCTTTTTTATTATTTCACTTATCCTTATAGCCATTATTTATAAAACCAAATTACGAGTCTATCAAACCGATGTCTTTCAAAAAATTATGTTAGCTATCACCTACATTTTATTGGTTGCTACAAGTATTTTAGGCCTGGGACAAACCATTAGTGGAGCACAGCGATGGATTTCAATTGGAAGTTTTAGTTTTCAACCGTCTGAATTTGTCATGATTTCCACCATTTTATATTGTTCATTTATTTTTTCAAAACGACAAAAGTCAATTAATCAAAATTTTTTTAAGTCAGTCTTGGTGCCAACAGCCATTATCGGTGGCATGATTCTGCTAGTCTTTATCCAACCAAACGTTGGTGGAGCTGCAATTATCTTCTTCCTGTTTTCCATATTAATATTAGCAAGTGGAATTCCTTGGGGATATACTTTCTTAAGTTTTGGTGGCTTAGTTGTTTTCATTGGACTTGTTTGGCAAATCGTCATGTTTAATGGCGGGATGTTAATTCCTGAGCGTTTTTCTCACGTCTACAAACGATTTTCTGTTATGAGTAATCCTTTTGAAGATAAGTTAAATAACGGATTTCAGTTAGTCAATTCATACTTTGCTATCTACAATGGCGGTTGGTTTGGTAAAGGCTTAGGAAAAAGTATTCAGAAAAAAGGATTTTTACCAGTAGCTGAAACTGACTTTATCTTTTCTATTACTATGGAAGAACTTGGGTTAATTGCTAGTATCATTATCCTGATGATTTTATTTTATTTAATTCTCAGAATTTTATCTATTGGAATTAAATCAACCAATGCGTTTAACTCTCTAGCGTGTATTGGGATTAGTACGGCTATCTTGCTTCAACTATTTGTCAATTTAGGCGGTATTTTGAGTATCATGCCAATGACTGGTGTACCGTTTCCATTTATGAGTTACGGTGGTTCAAACTTAATGACCCTATCCATACTTGTCGGTATTGCATTAAATATCAGTGCTGAAGAAAAAAGAAAAGCTTTATACCAAGAACATCATAATAATTATCAATTACTCGATCAACAAAGACTGACTAACGAGATGTAG
- a CDS encoding amidase: MKDATYWANEVKEKRVSVDELLNETYKKALENNELNCFVDLDLDRIKDNLTRTDYNGAFYGVPFPLKNIGQQKKDWLNTSGSKLFLNNRSHLTDNYVSQIESAGFIPFGVTNAPEFGFKNVTDPECHGVTKNAWNKDYHAGGSSGGAASAVASGIVPIAGASDGGGSIRIPASFSGLLGLKPSRGVITTGPNEWRAWQGASVNFVLGVSVRDARSLLSILKPRQQVSPFLFPQENVHDTKHLKIAVCFDSPVGNQVSDEAKKAVKKAIRFFEKEGHTVTEINYPINGEQLIRSYYTMNGGETAAMMSSIENNLKRNLTMNDMELMTWTLYQYGQKLSASDYVQSFYPWDDSTKIMEELFTEYDVFLSPSATTTAPKITDDLQSGTIRKSMYAANELDKHELANLVYDMFDKSLQITPYTQLANLTGQPAINLPIYIADNGLPIGVQLMSAKGNEGLLLDIAERFELEEQFILPAYYR; the protein is encoded by the coding sequence ATGAAGGATGCTACTTATTGGGCAAATGAAGTGAAAGAAAAGCGAGTTTCAGTAGATGAATTACTGAATGAAACGTATAAAAAGGCGTTAGAAAACAACGAGTTGAATTGTTTTGTAGATCTTGATTTAGATAGAATAAAGGATAATCTTACAAGAACAGATTATAATGGAGCGTTCTATGGCGTTCCATTTCCTTTAAAAAATATCGGGCAGCAAAAAAAAGACTGGTTAAACACATCAGGTTCAAAATTATTTTTGAATAATCGATCGCATTTAACGGATAACTATGTCAGTCAAATAGAATCTGCTGGATTTATTCCATTTGGTGTTACAAATGCCCCTGAGTTTGGATTTAAAAATGTAACAGATCCAGAATGTCATGGCGTAACAAAAAACGCATGGAATAAGGATTATCATGCAGGGGGAAGCAGTGGGGGAGCAGCATCAGCTGTCGCATCTGGTATTGTTCCAATTGCTGGAGCAAGTGATGGTGGAGGGTCTATTCGAATTCCTGCAAGTTTTTCCGGTTTATTAGGATTAAAACCAAGTCGTGGGGTTATTACAACCGGCCCAAACGAATGGCGTGCATGGCAAGGGGCTTCTGTTAATTTTGTACTAGGTGTATCTGTAAGAGATGCAAGAAGTCTGTTGTCTATCTTGAAACCTAGACAGCAAGTGTCTCCTTTTTTATTCCCACAAGAAAACGTTCATGATACAAAACATTTAAAAATTGCTGTTTGTTTTGATTCACCAGTAGGAAATCAAGTATCAGATGAGGCTAAAAAAGCAGTAAAAAAAGCTATTCGTTTTTTTGAAAAAGAAGGCCATACTGTTACAGAAATAAACTACCCAATCAATGGTGAGCAGTTGATTAGAAGTTATTACACGATGAATGGTGGTGAAACTGCTGCAATGATGTCATCAATTGAAAATAATTTAAAACGTAATCTAACGATGAATGATATGGAATTAATGACTTGGACATTGTATCAATATGGTCAGAAATTATCCGCTTCAGATTATGTGCAAAGTTTTTATCCATGGGATGATTCGACTAAAATAATGGAAGAATTGTTTACTGAATATGACGTGTTTTTATCGCCTAGTGCTACAACTACAGCACCCAAAATAACTGATGATTTACAAAGTGGTACTATTCGTAAAAGTATGTACGCAGCAAACGAATTAGATAAGCATGAATTAGCTAACTTAGTATATGATATGTTTGATAAAAGCTTGCAAATAACACCATATACTCAACTTGCTAATCTGACTGGTCAACCAGCGATTAATTTACCTATATATATAGCAGATAATGGGTTACCAATTGGTGTTCAGTTAATGTCAGCTAAAGGAAATGAGGGTCTGTTATTAGATATAGCAGAAAGATTTGAATTAGAAGAGCAATTTATCCTACCAGCTTATTATAGATAA